A stretch of DNA from Halictus rubicundus isolate RS-2024b chromosome 13, iyHalRubi1_principal, whole genome shotgun sequence:
TTACAGATGCCTTCTTTACAGCAACGAACAGTAGCTATTGGCGATTTTGAAAACGTACTTAAAAGTACTACACTATTAGAAAGAATAGATATTGTGGAAATCGAAATTCTACAACGAATTTAATTATTGATGTCTACATTATTTATTCAAAGTCATGGTGCAACGTGGAAATATATGTCTCAATAGAAAGATTATTTTCGGAAGGAGAACACGTAATTGATGAAAAGCTAAATAAGCTGGAGCTAAAAGTagtcaaatattatttttggtATTAGTTATAATTATACTTACAATCATACAACGATACTGTACGATCATCTCTAAGAATATTTCACttcaaaaataaaagtattcaTCAATGTTTCTTGCGTTTGCCTTATTTAGaagaatatatattttataaatttaaactcgatcaaagaattttaaaaattatgttattttaaaacaactatataatttttcattaaacttTAAATAACACCAGGTAacataaaaaatttctggttacATGAATGAGGTCCCTAGGAAGAAGTAAGTATGAAACGATTTTGTTCTAAATTACAGCTGTTTTGTATCGTGTGAAGTATGTAAATATTTGCTATAATTATATTTAGTGCTATGTAAATATAGAAGTTGCGATATTAACGTGGTATCGGctagaaatgaataaaaattcattataaCACCATAGGGACTTCATCTATAGTACCGATTTTCACTGTAGATAGCGCTTCATGTTTCCGTAAATGTCCTTTTGCTGGCGGTACCATAATCAAGCAAAATGGTATGTATTTTGTATCCCAAAACTGTTAAATAATCACtgaataaaaaatgattttttgaaTTGAAACCCTCTAAAAAATGCACCATTGCTCGGCCTTTATGAATATAATttgcaaataatatttttgtcaaTATATAAAACTTACATTATTCTGACACGAATCTTCTAACCAAGAGTATACATGCTGCTAACATGTCAGTACAGTAGCATATAtacttattttattatattccaCGATTCAATCGTGAGATAAATGATTTTTACTTGATATACCATTTTTctattgaatataatacaattatGATAACAATACATTGAACAAAACATAAGATCTAACCTTTGTTATCGTTGTTATTTACAGACGGAAGGTACAGTTACGATCAGAACTCGAAAGTTCATGAGCAATCGGCTATTATGTCGGAAACAAATGGTAAGTACattaataaatttgtaatatttaagttacattaaaatgattatGGTCATAATGTAATGGTAGTAATTATGGTCATGGTTATAAACCTGATTGGATGATTAATACGTTATTATTATGTTATAGGTCGTAGATGTTTTTCACCCTGGCCATCCGTCAGTACGCAAAACAGAAATCCGCGAGAAGTTAGCTAAGATGTACAAAGTTACACCCGATGTAGTTTTTGTATTTGGTTTCCAAACCAACTTCGGTGGTGGCAAATCAACTGGATTTGCACTGGTCTACGACACACTGGACTATGCCAAGAAATTCGAACCTAAATACAGGTTAGCAAGGCATGGACTCTTCGaaaaacagaaacaaacaaGGAAACAACGTAAAGAACGTAAGAACAGAATGAAGAAAGTTAGGGGTACGAAGAAGAGTAAAGTAGGAGCTGCATCTAAAAAGGTAtgacaatattattttaattttcaatctattattAGCTGTATATAATTCTGGGATTCTGAATTTACGATGTAGATAAATGTGATAGCTTTCAAATCATTCTTTTCTCAATACTATCCCTGTTTCACAAAATGTTTCATTGGTGGTGATCTATGTGTAAATTTGCTGGTAATTGGTATTCCTCACATTTCTCTATATCAAATTCTATAATATGATTCTTAAGAAAGTGAGAAATGTTCATTGCA
This window harbors:
- the Rps24 gene encoding ribosomal protein S24 isoform X2, whose product is MTEGTVTIRTRKFMSNRLLCRKQMVVDVFHPGHPSVRKTEIREKLAKMYKVTPDVVFVFGFQTNFGGGKSTGFALVYDTLDYAKKFEPKYRLARHGLFEKQKQTRKQRKERKNRMKKVRGTKKSKVGAASKK
- the Rps24 gene encoding ribosomal protein S24 isoform X1 → MTEGTVTIRTRKFMSNRLLCRKQMVVDVFHPGHPSVRKTEIREKLAKMYKVTPDVVFVFGFQTNFGGGKSTGFALVYDTLDYAKKFEPKYRLARHGLFEKQKQTRKQRKERKNRMKKVRGTKKSKVGAASKKGRK